A genomic stretch from Tribolium castaneum strain GA2 chromosome 6, icTriCast1.1, whole genome shotgun sequence includes:
- the LOC103314581 gene encoding uncharacterized protein LOC103314581 gives MDDHDSAYYLRSKKRKVDDGEEATCSYSNKNPFKRKNPIMLMPLEILQNVFKFITYQELSEKVRKVNRKFKLAAEDLLNKTFKSLAKKLQHLTATTFKAIEATQDDMEIKCLCRLLNLLDIINFQQTVIMATIWRYVYNEFYRTPKSCMYGGLILDLFEHFLYKFTTKPYQIYGPAVVKDYALPEDVKHIIHLTKNFCIHFDKVSEEPIKNALSVSGCKIVDLLDCATYASKNVIFERITGNTFSAKYCYYLQNAWFVAFGIPPDKEMSLKQKQRMMHMRIRRIILAHTEMFMQQNHYERETLVRANPIIKKPSVVVYTGYGDVHDTFFCYGAMNDAAYLQKFHLHEDQQDEDVEDELHNDEVMPNPEGVDQQDEFFLIPHLGLDIDIRIDCPLAYAPYKYIIDNEEMIRDEEKSSNGMFNLCIQFNFPGAHYPRLPTAYSYHKRISTRQY, from the exons ATGGACGATCACGATTCCGCCTATTACCTAAGAtcgaaaaaacgaaaagttgaCGATGGTGAGGAGGCCACTTGTTCGTATTCTAACAAAAATCCCTTCAAACGAAAAAACCCAATAATGCTGATGCCCCTAGAGATTCTCCAGAACGTCTTTAAATTCATAACGTACCAAGAACTCA GTGAGAAAGTGAGAAAAGTCAATCGCAAGTTCAAGCTAGCAGCTGAAGATTTATTAAACAAGACATTTAAGAGCTTGGCGAAGAAATTACAGCACTTAACAGCCACCACTTTCAAGGCGATTGAGGCCACTCAAGACGATATGGAAATTAAGTGTTTATGCCgactattaaatttattagacataattaattttcaa CAAACTGTGATAATGGCCACTATATGGCGTTACGTCTACAACGAATTTTATCGAACTCCGAAAAGTTGCATGTATGgaggtttaattttagatcTTTTTGAACACTTTCTTTACAAATTTACGACAAAACCGTATCAAATTTACGGCCCCGCCGTTGTAAAAGACTAC GCTTTACCAGAGGACGTAAAACACATCatacatttaacaaaaaacttttgCATCCACTTTGACAAAGTGAGCGAAGAACCGATTAAAAATGCATTGAGTGTTAGTGGTTGTAAAATTGTCGATCTTCTCGACTGCGCAACATACGCCTcgaaaaatgtgatttttgaaCGAATAACTGGTAATACTTTCTCGGCCAAG tattgttattaccTTCAAAATGCTTGGTTTGTGGCATTTGGGATACCGCCAGATAAAGAAATGTCCCTAAAACAGAAGCAGCGTATGATGCATATGAGAATTAGGAGAATTATCCTGGCACATACTGAAATGTTCATGCAACAGAACCACTACGAAAGAGAAACTTTAGTGAGAGCTAATCCAATCATTAAGAAACCAAGTGTTGTTGTCTACACTGGATATGGTGACGTGCATGATACTTTTTTCTGCTATGGGGCCATGAACGATG CTGCATATCTGCAAAAGTTTCATTTGCACGAAGATCAGCAAGACGAAGATGTGGAGGATGAACTACACAATGATGAAGTAATGCCAAATCCTGAAGGTGTGGATCAACAAGACGAATTCTTTCTTATTCCTCACTTGGGCTTAGACATCGACATCCGAATTGATTGTCCGTTAGCTTATGCTccttataaatacataatcgATAATGAGGAAATGATCAGAGACGAGGAAAAATCATCCAATGGAATGTTTAATCTTTGTATCCAATTTAATTTTCCTGGTGCACATTATCCAAGATTACCTACTGCATATAGTTATCACAAGAGGATATCCACACGACagtattaa
- the LOC135266522 gene encoding uncharacterized protein LOC135266522 has translation MENNRNTGNAGAPPQEMPTWFVRWLNSQQPRNVPNFAAPSTSTAVQRPQAILQVRPSTSAAADVDGWQVTPLPSDGTTSPEPDPEIPVAPEPAPLASPLVQEPGSSTTSATSGAVMASPPMPITTDNVAAISGVLRSLLDRPLPAPERPSFEGLKRQNPVKFLRAIEEYGRFFGLDSQRLLGVAMDCLKGNAKHWTGIFQKKWRGYEDFRRDFLRTYWSAKRQRDIRFQIATGRYDETRGTMLSHFAYYVDMANMLTTPLSEEVLLDELLRHFPERIQSLWVLEKICTTTDAAEFLAAQEIPGQNPGEKTNIAPRERPRATDHQRRNEPKRPRPNIDRHEVTRPAAPANRGNGFPKRSSDEQQWRNNQPSTSNNRWHNNNGNNSNNHWRKNNPNDNRNNTSSRAQGETSRNSKNSGNGGGVQDGA, from the coding sequence ATGGAAAACAACAGGAACACCGGAAACGCCGGAGCCCCACCGCAAGAAATGCCGACGTGGTTCGTTCGTTGGTTAAACTCCCAACAACCAAGGAATGTGCCAAACTTCGCGGCGCCATCGACGTCGACAGCGGTTCAAAGACCGCAAGCCATCCTTCAGGTACGTCCAAGTACCAGCGCCGCCGCTGATGTCGATGGTTGGCAAGTCACTCCACTACCTAGCGACGGGACGACTTCGCCAGAACCCGACCCGGAAATTCCGGTAGCTCCGGAACCAGCCCCTCTTGCGAGCCCTCTTGTGCAAGAGCCGGGAAGTTCGACCACATCAGCGACTTCGGGAGCAGTGATGGCCTCACCACCTATGCCAATCACAACAGACAATGTGGCCGCAATTTCCGGAGTACTCCGGAGCTTGCTGGATCGCCCACTTCCAGCTCCTGAACGACCATCTTTCGAAGGCCTGAAAAGGCAAAATCCGGTGAAATTCTTACGAGCCATTGAAGAATATGGACGTTTTTTCGGGCTCGACTCGCAGCGTCTTTTGGGAGTCGCCATGGATTGCTTGAAAGGCAATGCCAAACATTGGACGGGAATATTCCAGAAGAAGTGGCGTGGTTACGAGGACTTTCGACGGGACTTTCTCCGGACCTACTGGTCGGCCAAGCGTCAACGGGACATCAGATTTCAAATCGCTACAGGCCGCTATGACGAAACCAGGGGCACGATGCTGTCGCATTTTGCTTATTACGTCGACATGGCGAACATGTTAACAACACCTTTATCGGAGGAAGTGTTGCTGGATGAATTACTGCGTCACTTCCCCGAAAGAATACAGTCGTTGTGGGTATTAGAGAAAATCTGTACCACCACGGATGCCGCCGAATTCCTGGCAGCTCAAGAAATTCCGGgacaaaatccgggagagaaaACCAACATCGCTCCCAGGGAACGACCCCGCGCAACAGACCACCAGCGGCGTAACGAGCCAAAGCGCCCGCGGCCAAACATTGACCGCCACGAAGTAACTCGTCCTGCGGCTCCTGCAAATCGTGGAAATGGTTTCCCAAAACGCTCAAGTGACGAACAACAATGGCGCAACAACCAACCCAGCACCAGCAACAACCGTTGGCACAATAACAACGGAAACAACAGCAACAATCACTGGCGCAAAAACAACCCCAACGACAACCGCAACAACACAAGTTCGAGAGCGCAGGGTGAAACATCACGAAACTCCAAGAATTCGGGAAACGGGGGCGGAGTACAGGACGGGGCCTAA